The proteins below are encoded in one region of Chrysemys picta bellii isolate R12L10 chromosome 4, ASM1138683v2, whole genome shotgun sequence:
- the PPP1R36 gene encoding protein phosphatase 1 regulatory subunit 36 isoform X5, with amino-acid sequence MGSKTLDRSTPSMFQDLFGARFPEKRMNIQEEKSPRLSKRGQNECVTLDDVKYAALFLVQEDESYHIPSFTAVMRSKQLDEFLMALLFYLSYYLEKIALEKKPKSFMVNPSVLDQKEREETLAKLTGTKKHLAKVYCILILGLGMAEQHHMACGKRKTSSSQKDREFFECFYNFCTYVAWVVFRRKHFQEIQEEVGRLLRSDIFNPALREKNSPNLQKTDVSADQRKVIFPYHRSVYARRPAIKSVVGQRSPVLSTLLPLPKDNAQYLFQTHYLHRGRTLPTCSSKDLPDYSTVELTRKVGIIGALRSKFNPHTLMPIGVIEEEEEEKEEEQRTKRNSFLASSYDLALSSHRGTQVAISRPSMVLSRATTEGDYSENG; translated from the exons ATGGGTAGTAAAACACTAGACAG ATCGACTCCTAGTATGTTTCAAGATTTGTTTGGTGCAAGATTCCCTGAGAAAAGAATGAATATACAAGAAGAGAAATCCCCTAGGCTGTCGAAGCGGGGACAAAATGAGTGTGTTACATTAGACGATGTTAAAT ATGCTGCTTTGTTTCTGGTACAAGAAGATGAATCATATCATATACCTTCTTTTACAGCAGTTATGAG GAGTAAGCAGTTGGATGAGTTCCTCATGGCTCTGCTTTTCTATTTATCTTATTATCTGGAAAAAATTGCCCTGGAAAAGAAACCCAAATCTTTTATGGT AAACCCCAGTGTGTTAGACCAAAAAGAACGGGAGGAGACATTGGCTAAGCTAACAGGAACCAAGAAACACCTTGCCAAGGTGTACTGCATCCTTATTCTTGGACTAGGAATGGCTGAGCAGCATCACATGGCTTGTGGAAA GAGAAAAACATCATCATCACAGAAGGACCGAGAGTTCTTTGAG TGCTTCTACAACTTCTGTACATACGTGGCCTGGGTGGTGTTCAGACGGAAGCACTTCCAAGAGATTCAGGAAGAAGTGGGCAGGCTTCTTCGCTCTGACATATTTAACCCCGCGTTGAGAGAAAAGAACAGCCCCAACCTGCAGAAAACAGATGTCTCTGCCGATCAGAGGAAAGTTATCTTTCCCTATCACAG GAGTGTATATGCCAGACGCCCAGCGATAAAGAGCGTCGTTGGCCAGCGCTCGCCGGTGCTCAGTACGCTACTGCCCCTGCCCAAAGACAACGCTCAGTATCTCTTCCAGACCCATTACCTGCATCGGGGCAGAACCCTTCCAACCTGCAGCAGCAAGGACCTGCCGGACTACTCAACTGTTGAGCTTACACGCAA GGTTGGCATCATTGGAGCCCTTCGCAGCAAGTTTAATCCCCACACTCTCATGCCTATTGGGGtgatagaggaggaggaggaggagaaggaggaagaacaAAGAACAAAGAGAAACAGTTTCTTAGCCAGTTCATATGACCTGGCTTTGTCGTCCCACAGAGGCACCCAAGTTGCAATCAGTCGCCCGAGCATGGTACTCTCAAGAGCAACTACGGAGGGGGACTACTCTGAGAATGGTTAA